The DNA region CACCTTAAGGTACATGTGATTGGTGAATAACATTATCTAACCAGAAACAAAGAGAAGTAAATGATAAGTACATAAAAGCAACTGCTCCAAGGGGCACCTTTATTCAAATATCCCAATTCTCCCTCTGATGCAGCACTCACACCAATTTTTCTCAGCAAAATGGTGACACACTCACAAACCCACAAAAAAGAGTTGGCTTTTTCATTTTGTCTACTTCCTTCCTCCAATGAAGTCCTTAAGTTCAAGTTAACAGTTGTGAACTTGCCATCTTTTGTGCTTGTTATTTCCACGCAATAATTGGAATCACTTTCTATAAATATTGCAAAATCATTCATAGGATCATATCCAAGTATTTTTACAAAAAACCCTGCCATAAAACCACATGAAAGTTGAACTTATGATACTATCTTAAGCTAAAATCCATTTCGTTCCTCCAACctcaaaaactaataaaaatgaATAGCCAATAACAATTTTACCTGTTAGGCCACTGCTTTCATCTAACATAGTGTAAAATAATGAACTTGCATCTTGAGCCCATGCCAAGCTAACACCGCTGAAATTATACTTTAGGATCTATTAATCTACTTTAGAAGtctttcagacaaagcataaaCAGTTCACCACATGAAATTTCAACCGTGTAAGCAAGCGAGTTGTGACCAAGAAAAACTTTAAATGTCCCTCTTTCTCAGACTAAGCATATGCAGTGAACTGTACCCAAAAAACAACTCATCCAGTCAAGATATCTCTAAAATCATAAAAGGAAACaaactaaataataaatatataaaagaagGAAAATAAATTCACAACAGGGATTAAAGTAAGGGTTTGGACATTGGAGCATTCATCTTGAGAAGATGGCATAATTGGTTTCTTTTAGCCAGTTAACGGACCTGAAGGCAACAAAACTACAGGAAGAGGGGTATAGTGTATCAATGTATCAACAGTAGAGATAATTGATCTCCCTTCCTTTGTAGTGTTGTTAATAGATGTCTCCATGTCTCTGGCCAATAAGGATTCAACCTTAGCTCTGAAAAACTACATGATAAATAAAAAGATAGACAACAATTTACAACCATATTTGAAATCCCTTGCATCAAGCGATTAATTTGAATGAAAATCTTTGAAACAAAGAGGACCCAAAAATCTTATCTAAGAAGATGATTATTTCAAAAGGATTATGGGAAATGAAAGAAAGTAGAAAATAAACAAAAGTCTCGATTTACTTCATTTTATGTAGAACTTAAACTTAAGACTGCAAAACATAAAATGTACTCATTGCATTAGCTTTTAAGTAGCAAATCTAATGATGGAGGGAAAAACGAAAACGTTATTCATTATTAAACTTCGCAAAGCTGGCTTAAAAAACATGCTAGACTTCCAATTCAAAGTACAAGATGCTAGACATACAATACTTTCATTACAGACCTTCTAGCTTATCAGGTGTCTCCTCATCAATCTCGCATCCAAGTCTAAAGTACATCTCATAGTCACGGGAAATACTGAAAAAATATTctccttagtttcctcttcacTGAAAACCAAGAAAAATGTAACTTGGACAAAACTAACAGCAAAACTGGTTTATTGCTTAAAAAAGTAACCCAAAAAAACACAATCAAGTTGTTTGAAAGCAATTAGCTAGATGAGATTGACTTTTGGGGAGCTTGATTATAAAAGGTTTGAGACTTTGAGGGGAAGAGAAAACTAATTCAGTTCACTCATAATAATTGTTTCTAAAATAACAAACCTTAGAATGTCTTGGCTCCTGGTAATTTTGTTTCAGTCTCACTCGTGGTAGTCTTCTAGAAGCTAGCCTTGACAGCAACGACCTTCTTCCTTCAGTTGTGGTGGTTAGAACTGTGTACTGTGGCACATGTTTTCAACAGGATTTCTCCATGGGAAGCCACTTCATTTCAGATCCATGTAAAGGTGCATCTATAGCTGTAGAATGCAAAGAGGGAAATTCCAAACTGAAATTCAAGAAAGAAGTGAAAACGGATAAGCATGGGGATTTCAAAGTGCACTTGGTTTTTCAAGTGAGCAAGCATGTAAGGAGAATCAAAGGATGTACTTTAAAATTCTTAAGCAGCAGTGAGGCTCATTGTGTTGTGTCCTCAACTGCTACTTCTTTTTCACTAAGCCTTAAGTCGAGAAGGCAGAGATGACACATTCCTAGATAGAATTTTCTCAATCAAGCCTATGAAGAAACCAAAcctctgtaacaaaaaaaaaagtacctcAAGTTCTTTTTTACAAATCACAACTTTAAACACAAAACATTGATCATGTTACCATTTTAAAATCCGCTTTTCTTCCTACGGTGCTTCTTGCAACCTTTTGCTCAGACTGAGCCTCCACTCCCTCACGGCCAGTGAAGGAACTGCTCACCTCTACATTCCAGCACTGATGAACCTGCAATAGACAGAGCACCCACCATCTTATCTCACTAAGCCAACCTCAACAACAACTCCTCTCTAAAACACACCTCAGTGGGAAGTGTTCTCAAAGAGAAAATGAAACACAGTTAGTAAATTAATGCTAGAACTGTTGTGCAATATAAAGGTAATTTCATGCACATAGGTTTGGATCTAGTTGGATTTAATTTAGAATTGAAGCAGCCAAATATTCCAGCAATGATGCAAATGATAGAAAGTAAATTAGAAATTGACCGCGCACAAAACAGTGGGAATGCCACCAAAAGTTTGGAACCTAATTTAAGAAATAGCCAGATCAATTATTTCTAAATGGAAACTCTCATTATAGCAGATAAGTGCCATTTTTCTAAATGGTAACTCTCACTATAGCAGGTAAGTGCTCACTTTCAGGACCAATTTATATGCTTTACTCAACATTTGTTACCAAACTAATGAATTCTACATTTATATTTGCATCTCTTGTTCCATAGCAAGTTACAAATTCCGACAAATTGATAATAAGAATTAATAATTAAGGATAAAAGAACTCAGCTTATTTTCTAATTTACCTTCAAACAATAACACCTCAAAGGAACTATACCTTACCAAAGCAGAACTACTGCAACTCTGCATAATGAGGTGGAGTCTAGGACTGCTGCACAGCTGCTGAAAGGAGAGGCTGTGAATGAAACTCACTAAGAGAGCAAAAAGAAGCAACTCTTGAAAGAGTATATTCAACAAAGTTCCTCTTATTCTAAAAAGAATTTTGTTTATACTTTCCCAAATAAGATATGCAATAGTAGAGAAACATTGAAATTTAAGTGCATAGCatgaggaaaaaaaataaaaaaagggaaGAAACCACACCTTCCCATTGCAGTCCCTAAGGATTCGTGTCTGGTACACCAAATTTCCAAGCTTCTCTCTCAAAATCAACCCTACATGATGCTCCAAAACCTGCAAATTAGAAAGTTTTTTACTTTGCTGTTTCTTCCAATCCTCCATCTGCTCCTTTCACGATTGGAAAGACATCCATTTTTGTGGACAATCTCTCTTCGCCTATTTCTTCTTCACTCATATTCTGGACATTTAAGATTGAAAaaacaaatagaaaaagaaataacCATCAGTTTTATCTATCTACACttgtaagaaagaaaaaaactggCCAGATAAGATCAGACATGTATCTTTGCCAAGGCATAAACTTGGAAGAGGATTGAGAAGGCCAGCCTAAC from Lotus japonicus ecotype B-129 chromosome 2, LjGifu_v1.2 includes:
- the LOC130738628 gene encoding uncharacterized protein LOC130738628, with amino-acid sequence MLDESSGLTGFFVKILGYDPMNDFAIFIESDSNYCVEITSTKDGKFTTVNLNLRTSLEEGSRQNEKANSFLWVCECVTILLRKIGVSAASEGELGYLNKGAPWSSCFYVLIIYFSLFLVR